The following proteins are co-located in the Haloarcula rubripromontorii genome:
- a CDS encoding ubiquitin-like small modifier protein 1: protein MEWKLFAHLRDAADGQSVSVDIEGDATVGTALDALLATRPALAEEVLDENEELADHIRVLVDGEDPFAAGDGLATAVDEETELALFPPVSGG, encoded by the coding sequence ATGGAGTGGAAACTGTTCGCACACCTCCGAGACGCGGCCGACGGCCAGTCGGTCAGCGTCGATATCGAGGGGGACGCCACGGTCGGAACGGCGCTCGATGCGCTGCTTGCGACGCGACCGGCGCTCGCCGAGGAGGTGCTTGACGAAAACGAGGAGCTGGCCGACCACATCCGGGTGCTCGTCGACGGCGAAGACCCCTTCGCAGCCGGCGATGGGCTGGCGACGGCAGTCGATGAGGAGACAGAACTTGCGTTGTTTCCGCCGGTCAGTGGCGGCTGA